Proteins encoded by one window of Dyella humicola:
- a CDS encoding ankyrin repeat domain-containing protein, whose amino-acid sequence MRRLWYLLVVLLIASSSTLARAAGDPAVLAAALDVVMGNLQGAPICRGVAHDAKRPDRMKLAALVAALPDPNASYPFGSMDITPLGLAALADDVRLLDSLFARGAQWRQDPANSMAMYDTAQHGSPAMIKALLRHGLRPDIRQPGGWSPIMAAAWANRLDNVTVLLEAGADVNLALPNGTSALRAAVMCKNQRMVDTLVHGGARPDAKTTHLAEERGIKFPDS is encoded by the coding sequence GTGCGCCGACTTTGGTATCTGCTCGTCGTCTTGCTGATCGCATCATCATCCACACTTGCCCGGGCGGCGGGTGACCCGGCCGTGCTTGCCGCCGCGCTCGACGTGGTAATGGGAAACTTGCAGGGTGCCCCCATCTGCCGAGGCGTTGCACATGACGCCAAGCGACCGGACCGGATGAAACTCGCCGCTTTAGTCGCGGCGCTGCCGGATCCCAACGCGAGTTATCCGTTTGGATCCATGGACATCACACCGCTCGGGTTGGCCGCGCTTGCTGACGACGTACGGCTCCTGGATAGCCTTTTCGCTCGGGGAGCCCAATGGCGCCAAGACCCCGCCAACAGTATGGCCATGTATGACACGGCCCAACACGGCTCGCCTGCGATGATCAAGGCGCTCCTGCGACACGGCCTTCGTCCGGACATACGGCAACCGGGCGGATGGTCACCCATCATGGCCGCGGCTTGGGCGAACAGGCTGGATAACGTCACCGTATTGCTTGAAGCCGGAGCCGACGTCAATCTTGCGCTGCCGAACGGCACTAGTGCATTGCGCGCCGCGGTGATGTGCAAGAACCAGCGCATGGTCGATACCCTTGTACACGGTGGGGCTCGTCCGGATGCCAAGACAACGCACTTGGCCGAGGAGCGGGGGATAAAATTTCCCGACTCCTAA
- a CDS encoding MBL fold metallo-hydrolase — MRQTGVGFFMGRVLSLAAMLVLFISGYASAAAGKDSAAPAPSTARITILYDAFGKDASMQKDWGYAALVEVAGKRILFDTGGDPDIFAHNVKAAGVDLTKLDFVVMSHRHGDHVGGLSYLLSVNPKVKIYAPNDGLGGVFGSDKPSSFYRKDEKLPAEMRYYDGNPPPVLRLGKAWPGANIELVDKSTEISPGITLIAQVSETPGTRELKELSLALDTPEGLILIVGCAHPGIEGIVAEAARINPHIHLVAGGFHLVTADDTTIAHVVTALHETYHIEWIAPGHCTGEPTFEALKRAFGERYLFAGVGTVLDLGVTRQARSVAWDFEDHANYRRLLGGSDDLPTPDTHAPPLARSTPSD, encoded by the coding sequence ATGCGTCAGACCGGGGTGGGGTTTTTCATGGGCCGGGTACTTTCGCTTGCAGCGATGCTCGTGCTGTTTATTAGCGGCTACGCCAGTGCGGCTGCAGGAAAGGACAGCGCAGCACCGGCTCCTTCGACAGCCCGAATCACCATTTTGTATGACGCCTTCGGCAAAGATGCGTCCATGCAGAAGGATTGGGGGTACGCGGCGCTCGTCGAGGTTGCCGGCAAGCGCATTCTGTTCGATACAGGCGGCGATCCGGATATCTTTGCGCATAACGTCAAGGCCGCCGGCGTTGACCTCACGAAGTTGGACTTTGTGGTGATGTCCCACCGCCATGGGGACCACGTAGGCGGCCTGAGCTATCTGCTGAGCGTCAACCCCAAGGTCAAGATTTATGCGCCCAACGATGGGCTCGGCGGCGTGTTCGGGTCTGACAAGCCAAGTTCGTTCTACCGCAAAGATGAGAAGCTGCCCGCCGAGATGCGCTACTACGACGGCAATCCGCCGCCAGTGCTGCGGCTTGGCAAGGCCTGGCCTGGAGCCAATATCGAGCTGGTTGATAAGTCCACGGAAATATCGCCGGGCATCACCCTGATCGCCCAGGTTTCCGAAACGCCAGGAACGCGCGAACTCAAAGAGCTGTCGCTGGCTCTGGACACACCGGAAGGACTGATCCTGATCGTCGGCTGCGCCCACCCCGGGATCGAAGGCATCGTCGCCGAGGCCGCCAGGATCAATCCGCACATCCACCTTGTCGCGGGCGGGTTCCATCTGGTGACTGCGGACGACACCACCATCGCCCACGTTGTCACTGCGTTGCACGAGACTTACCACATAGAGTGGATTGCTCCGGGACATTGCACCGGCGAACCGACTTTCGAAGCCCTCAAGCGGGCGTTCGGTGAGCGCTATCTTTTTGCGGGCGTGGGCACGGTGCTCGATCTTGGCGTCACCCGTCAGGCCAGGAGCGTTGCCTGGGACTTTGAAGACCATGCCAACTACCGCCGGCTGTTAGGAGGCAGCGACGACCTGCCGACGCCTGACACGCATGCGCCCCCGTTGGCCCGGTCTACCCCGTCGGACTAG
- a CDS encoding GH92 family glycosyl hydrolase, with amino-acid sequence MNQLSSAMNRSGCRVNPRGRSWSRGLAIALAGLITTVAAQAMAQETSRTADLVNPLIGSRNGGNTFPGVSMPLGMLQWSPENTRGKHAHTASPSGYQYDATRVRGFSLTHLSGAGCAGASGDIPFMPVTVSVVSSPSADLTDSIYGSDFAHADEVAKVGDYRVGLSSGVRVALAAATRSGMASFAFPAGKPANLLIRASDSEVGSSDASVKIDAATRTVSGSVTSGNFCGYLAQADQRSYYTLYFVAKFDQPFASKGAWHDGTVQPGKKSTHGGTGYGDKGYPEAGKGSGVWLGFAPGDSTVQVRVGISYVSVANAQANLDAEIPKGTTLAQVRERTRDAWSEALDKIAIQGGTDDQRTTFYTALYHSLIHPNVFSDSNGEYRGFDQKVHRVTGTQRAQYANFSGWDVYRSQLQLLTWLDPEAGGDIAQSLYNQATQNGGEWDRWTHNSGGTHVMSGDPAVPALAAIDAFGGHNFDLKNAYASLVKAATETTAHDLSDDGCNVECVGQRPSLDQWLQLHYIATTSHSWAGAAETLEDATADFTLAQLAARVGDAEGERRFLTRAGYWRNLFNPKAAPQGGYIQNRNADGSWPAFTPETEDGFVEGSASVYLWMLPFDVHGLFDQLGGYGKAIERLDRFFHDDKGQWALTRSGPLHAELDNEPSIGTPWLYAFAGQPYKTQEAVRVVLNTLWKNAPEGIPGNDDLGEMSSWYVWSALGLYPAIPGRAELVVGSPLFPRAVIHRTGGDVTIEASGATTDAPFVHALTVNGQPHDSPWLPADFAIHGGHLDFTLRTVPDLHWGSDITKAPPSFPPPQS; translated from the coding sequence ATGAATCAACTGTCGTCTGCCATGAATCGTTCGGGATGCAGGGTTAACCCAAGGGGGCGTTCGTGGTCACGAGGCCTCGCTATCGCGCTGGCTGGACTCATCACCACGGTGGCGGCGCAGGCGATGGCGCAGGAGACGAGTCGCACCGCCGATCTGGTGAATCCGCTCATCGGCAGTCGCAATGGCGGCAACACCTTCCCAGGCGTGTCGATGCCTTTGGGCATGTTGCAGTGGAGCCCGGAGAACACGCGCGGCAAGCACGCGCACACGGCGTCGCCCAGCGGCTACCAGTACGACGCCACCCGCGTTCGCGGCTTCAGTCTTACCCACCTCTCCGGGGCTGGCTGCGCCGGTGCCAGTGGCGACATTCCCTTCATGCCGGTCACCGTGTCGGTAGTGAGTTCGCCATCCGCCGACCTCACCGACAGCATCTATGGCAGTGACTTTGCGCATGCCGATGAGGTGGCAAAGGTCGGCGACTATCGCGTTGGCCTGTCCAGCGGCGTACGCGTGGCCCTGGCCGCAGCGACGCGCAGCGGCATGGCGAGCTTCGCGTTTCCGGCGGGCAAGCCCGCGAACCTGCTGATCCGCGCTTCGGATTCGGAAGTCGGCAGCAGCGACGCCAGCGTCAAGATCGACGCGGCGACGCGAACCGTCAGCGGCTCCGTGACCAGTGGCAACTTCTGCGGCTATCTGGCGCAGGCGGATCAGCGCAGCTACTACACGCTTTATTTCGTGGCCAAGTTCGATCAGCCATTTGCCAGCAAGGGCGCCTGGCACGACGGCACGGTGCAGCCTGGCAAGAAAAGCACGCATGGCGGCACCGGCTACGGTGACAAGGGTTACCCGGAAGCGGGCAAGGGCTCTGGCGTGTGGCTTGGCTTTGCGCCGGGCGACAGCACTGTGCAGGTGCGCGTCGGTATTTCCTATGTGAGCGTGGCCAATGCGCAGGCCAACCTCGACGCGGAGATTCCCAAGGGCACGACGCTGGCGCAAGTGCGTGAGCGCACGCGCGATGCCTGGAGCGAGGCGCTGGACAAAATCGCGATCCAGGGTGGCACCGACGATCAGCGCACCACGTTCTACACCGCGCTCTATCACTCGCTGATCCATCCCAACGTATTCAGCGATAGCAACGGTGAATACCGTGGTTTCGACCAGAAGGTGCATCGCGTGACTGGCACGCAACGCGCTCAATACGCGAACTTCTCCGGCTGGGACGTGTATCGCTCGCAGCTGCAATTGCTCACCTGGCTCGATCCCGAGGCGGGCGGCGATATCGCGCAGTCGCTGTACAACCAGGCCACCCAGAATGGCGGCGAGTGGGATCGCTGGACGCACAATAGCGGCGGCACGCATGTAATGAGTGGCGACCCGGCCGTGCCAGCGCTGGCGGCCATCGATGCCTTCGGTGGGCACAACTTCGACCTGAAGAATGCTTATGCCTCGTTGGTCAAGGCGGCCACCGAAACCACGGCGCATGACCTCTCTGACGATGGTTGCAATGTGGAGTGCGTGGGTCAGCGGCCGTCACTGGACCAGTGGCTGCAGTTGCACTATATCGCCACCACCTCGCACTCCTGGGCCGGTGCCGCAGAAACGCTGGAAGATGCCACGGCCGATTTCACCCTGGCTCAACTGGCGGCACGCGTCGGTGATGCCGAGGGCGAGCGCCGCTTTCTTACCCGCGCGGGCTACTGGCGCAATCTGTTCAATCCCAAGGCCGCGCCGCAAGGTGGCTATATCCAGAACCGTAACGCCGATGGAAGCTGGCCGGCGTTTACGCCGGAGACCGAGGACGGCTTCGTCGAAGGGAGTGCGTCGGTCTATCTGTGGATGCTGCCGTTTGACGTGCACGGGTTGTTCGATCAGCTCGGTGGTTATGGCAAGGCCATCGAGCGACTCGATCGCTTCTTCCATGACGATAAGGGCCAATGGGCGCTGACCCGATCCGGTCCGCTGCATGCCGAACTCGACAACGAACCTTCGATCGGCACGCCCTGGCTTTACGCCTTCGCCGGCCAGCCCTACAAAACGCAGGAAGCCGTGCGCGTCGTGCTCAACACACTGTGGAAGAACGCGCCGGAGGGCATTCCCGGCAATGACGACCTGGGCGAGATGTCATCGTGGTACGTGTGGTCGGCGCTTGGCCTCTATCCAGCCATTCCGGGGCGCGCCGAGCTGGTGGTCGGCAGCCCGTTGTTTCCGCGCGCCGTCATCCATCGCACCGGCGGCGACGTGACGATTGAGGCCTCTGGCGCGACAACCGATGCGCCGTTCGTGCACGCGCTCACGGTGAATGGCCAGCCTCATGACAGTCCGTGGTTGCCCGCTGACTTCGCGATCCACGGCGGGCATCTCGACTTTACGTTGCGCACCGTGCCTGACCTGCACTGGGGCAGCGATATCACGAAGGCTCCACCGTCCTTTCCACCGCCGCAGTCCTGA